GGTGGCCGGAAGCATGTTGATCTCGCTCGCCTGCTATCTCCTTTTCTGGCAGAAAATCTGGGCCGAGTGGGCTCTGCCGATCTGGACCGCCTGGCGCAGCCAGCTTTTCTGGAGTTCCGCCTTTTGGCTGAATGACAGTGCCCGCGACCTTTTCCATGCGCCCGCCGCCTACCTGATCGCGCTTCCGCTGCCGTTTTTGCTGCTGGCCGGTTTGCTTCTGGTGTTGAATCTGCGCTTTTCGCCCCTTTCTACATCGCGCTTTGACAAACAGGAGGTGAAGTAGCTTGAGAAGGATGTTTGCTTTGATCCTGCTGACGAGTCTCTTGCTCGTCTCCTCTGTCGCCTACGCCTTTTCCGGCGTTGCCGAGGAGCGATACTACTTGGCGCAGGAGAGCGTCCATCGGGGGGATTTGGCCGTAAGCGCCGCCAGGACGGTAATCGAAGGCGTCGTCGACGGCGACTTATACGTGTTCAGTGAAAATGTACAGATAAAGGGGAAAATTACAGGGGATCTGTTCAGCTTCGC
This sequence is a window from Brevibacillus composti. Protein-coding genes within it:
- a CDS encoding anti-sigma factor family protein; amino-acid sequence: MPHIDALTLMMYVDGELSDMEAAAVRDHVNACAGCRRALEMQQAEEKWVAERFFAADLPPLPMELDPLTIAQVEGIALLHKRNRRRFWWRILLVAGSMLISLACYLLFWQKIWAEWALPIWTAWRSQLFWSSAFWLNDSARDLFHAPAAYLIALPLPFLLLAGLLLVLNLRFSPLSTSRFDKQEVK